A window of Gambusia affinis linkage group LG03, SWU_Gaff_1.0, whole genome shotgun sequence contains these coding sequences:
- the LOC122828538 gene encoding centrosomal protein of 120 kDa encodes MAAKSDQLLIVVSILEGRHFPKSPRLSLVVQASFDGEHLETDPVEHREQPQFSTELAWELDRKTLHQHRLQRTPIKLQCFTLDSVSKKKESVGYIILDLRSVQEARQDPRWYTLLSSKYTKQKAALLVGTLLENDSKTAAASPDKIRAKKAAPRQGSGPVSDALPARLEAELIPDQGYHQVGPADRCGDMFVLSVTVAFATKLEQLIPSTKKLPAEDSSFFFFYSLLGNDITSEPFHNLLSPDFEPERASVRIRSSTQALQAFLTQQASLQVHLCCGNRSLGSSDVSLSALAAAAVDLEAKGATVEGAFVLQPPPRSKLPALPAELQPTVGVAVTLRREEPTPQVSGGKDPSRAPPLPPAVAATQKPPAASSPSFRTESEAESLLEELELDRKLAAGDEGDAPLRHPEGGASSVSVSAPKVSIPSSAHHYCFSLDLRSLAKLTTPYPIAAMLRYSYQFFGSSAPIMTSPPVELQRNMEASLPQSYCAFDFAALPQQLQDTFHRVPLVVELWDRSSSSRDQLLGSASIQLHQLLSSEKTQLGPTGEPGWRQTHQDRIPVVHPQRPSERVAELSYVATLEDLGFIKAKEVLVSDSIQDGCPAVPQSSHPAAPKPSLLPPAPQGPGAPPAPQATRDTLEYRAALELEMWKEEQEDLFDDQLKQKELRHMQALADEWRKRDREREALVKKKELEFNLLEEKLQKTLCDLEKREKQLAEAELQTQRLQRELRAEHDLTQKELQEASRRLQRESDHLVALEREKVRLMEEERGRLLQQMADAEARYQQLQKEFQIYREQQNLRPEFRLQAEVNLLALEKVELERKLESTTKSKLHYKQQWGRALKELARFKQREQENAMARLKKQQAELEAMRLRYLATEEKEVVRQDRQELDDIRNELNRLKKQEEEKLGPAPTEPDSAPSLNLNESAEEHLTRLLEERDTLLRTGVYTHDDRIIAELSRQIQEAMRDRKL; translated from the exons ATGGCTGCTAAGTCTGACCAACTTCTCATCGTTGTATCCATTCTGGAAG GTCGCCATTTTCCGAAGAGCCCTCGCCTCAGTCTGGTGGTCCAGGCGAGCTTCGACGGCGAACATCTGGAAACGGATCCAGTGGAGCATCGAGAGCAGCCGCAGTTCAGCACCGAGCTGGCCTGGGAACTGGACCGCAAGACGCTGCATCAGCACAG GCTGCAGCGGACGCCCATCAAGCTGCAGTGCTTCACTCTGGACTCCGTCAGCAAGAAGAAGGAGAGCGTGGGCTACATCATCCTGGACTTGCGGTCCGTTCAGGAGGCCAGGCAG GATCCCCGCTGGTACACGCTGCTCAGCAGTAAATACACCAAGCAGAAGGCGGCGCTGCTTGTCGGCACGCTGCTGGAGAACGACTCCaagacagcagcagcttctcctgACAAGATCCGAGCCAAGAAGGCCGCGCCTCGACAAG GTTCTGGCCCGGTGAGCGACGCGCTGCCCGCCAGGCTGGAGGCGGAGCTGATCCCGGATCAGGGCTACCATCAGGTCGGTCCGGCGGATCGCTGTGGCGACATGTTCGTCCTCTCCGTTACCGTCGCCTTCGCTACCAAACTGGAACAG CTGATTCCCAGCACTAAGAAGCTGCCAGCGGAGGActccagtttcttcttcttctactccCTGCTGGGAAACGACATCACCAGCGAGCCGTTCCACAACCTGCTGAGTCCAGACTTTGAGCCGGAGCGCGCCTCCGTGCGCATCCGCAGCAGCACGCAGGCGCTGCAGGCCTTCCTGACGCAGCAGGCCAGCCTACAG GTCCACCTCTGCTGCGGGAACCGCTCTCTGGGCAGCAGCGACGTTTCGCTCTCTGCCCTCGCTGCCGCCGCCGTCGACCTGGAGGCCAAGGGCGCCACGGTGGAGGGAGCGTTCGTCCTGCAGCCGCCGCCGCGCAGCAAGCTGCCGGCTCTTCCTGCGGAGCTGCAGCCGACGGTGGGCGTGGCCGTCACCCTGAGGAGGGAGGAGCCAACGCCTCAG gtttCGGGGGGAAAGGATCCCAGCAGAGCTCcgcctcttcctcctgcagtcGCTGCGACCCAGAAAcctcctgctgcttcctctcCTTCGTTCCGTACAGAGAGCGAGGCGGAGAGtctgctggaggagctggagctcGACAGGAAGCTGGCGGCAGGTGATGAAGGTGATGCTCCGCTTCGTCACCCTGAAGGCGGAGCCTCCTCCGTCAGCGTCTCCGCTCCCAAAGTGTCCATCCCCTCCTCCGCCCATCACTACTGCTTCTCTCTGGACCTGCGCAGCCTGGCCAAGCTCACTACGCCATATCCCATCGCCGCCATGCTCAG GTATTCGTACCAGTTCTTTGGCAGCTCGGCTCCCATCATGACCAGTCCGCCAgtggagctgcagaggaacaTGGAGGCGTCGCTGCCGCAGTCCTACTGCGCCTTCGACTTCGCCGCGCTgccgcagcagctgcaggacaccTTCCACAG GGTTCCTCTGGTCGTGGAGCTGTGGGAccgcagctcctccagcagaGACCAGCTGCTGGGCTCGGCCTCCATCCAGCTGCACCAGCTGCTGAGCTCAGAGAAGACCCAGCTGGGCCCGACGGGGGAACCGGGCTGGAGGCAGACCCACCAGGACCGGATCCCTGTGGTCCACCCGCAGCG GCCCTCGGAGCGCGTGGCGGAGCTGAGCTACGTGGCGACGCTGGAGGATCTGGGCTTCATTAAAGCAAAAGAGGTTCTGGTGTCGGATTCCATCCAG GACGGATGTCCCGCCGTCCCTCAGTCTTCTCACCCAGCGGCGCCCAAACCGTCCCTTCTGCCTCCGGCCCCCCAGGGGCCCGGGGCCCCGCCAGCTCCCCAGGCTACCAGGGACACCCTGGAGTACCGCGCGGCCCTGGAGCTGGAGATGTggaaggaggagcaggaggatcTGTTCGACGATCAG CTGAAGCAGAAGGAGCTGCGGCACATGCAGGCGCTGGCGGACGAGTGGaggaagagagacagagagagggaggcgCTGGTCAAGAAGAAG GAGCTGGAGTTCAACCTGctggaggagaagctgcagaagaCGCTGTGTGACCTGGAGAAGAGGGAGAAGCAGCTGGCTGAGGCGGAGCTGCAG actcAGCGTCTGCAGCGGGAGCTGAGGGCCGAACACGACCTGACCcagaaggagctgcaggaggccAGCAGGCGGCTGCAGAGGGAGAGCGACCACCTGGTGGCGCTAGAGAGGGAGAAGGTCCGGCTGATGGAGGAGGAGCGGGGCCGGCTGCTGCAGCAG ATGGCGGACGCAGAGGCCCGGtaccagcagctgcagaaggAGTTCCAGATCTACCGGGAGCAGCAGAACCTGCGGCCCGAGTTCAGACTGCAGGCAGAAGTCAACCTGCTGGCGCTGGAGAAG GTGGAACTGGAGAGGAAGTTGGAGTCGACCACCAAGTCCAAGCTGCACTACAAGCAGCAGTGGGGCCGCGCGCTGAAGGAGCTGGCCCGGTTCAAACAG AGGGAGCAGGAGAACGCCATGGCCCGGCTGAAGAAGCAGCAGGCGGAGCTGGAGGCCATGAGgctccgttacctagcaaccgagGAGAAGGAGGTGGTGCGGCAGGACCGGCAGGAGCTGGACGACATCAGGAACGAGCTCAACAG GCTGAagaagcaggaagaggagaagtTAGGCCCCGCCCCCACAGAACCAGACTCCGCCCCCAGCCTGAACCTGAACGAGAGCGCAGAGGAACACCTGACCCGCCTGCTGGAGGAGAGAGACACGCTGCTGAGGACCGGCGTTTACACGCACGACGACCGCATCATCGCTGAGCTCAGCAGGCAGATACAGGAAGCCATGAGGGACAGGAAGCTCTGA